Proteins found in one Anopheles aquasalis chromosome 3, idAnoAquaMG_Q_19, whole genome shotgun sequence genomic segment:
- the LOC126578605 gene encoding patronin isoform X6 gives MDAQQQQQPASRSAYDMETQESRFAKQKASVKWLLSKAYNNRVPEILKDPFYRDHDGQDHLKPQIVVGLGNASIYCQVLSNIYSDPNYQSLNHWSILQTLSRKGVPVNESPDQPLTETVLIQTNPLRINAHMAVIESLMVLYAKEVASSGRICSALERISGRSSVSAPGVQHHEPALLSWISHVIGALKKRIDYEVAANGGSGAVDEYGQRHQSPDVPPVRDFRELCDGVCLAYLISYYCPKLVPWHSVKFNHVPTIEDSIHNILIVSNFSERSLPYSVFHMSPEDITYMRGSMKPNLVVLLADLFNLFEIHPAKCVCYPGMEQQPTDTAGAGATNEHGIAHRRGFANQPTIAAIPDLRPGLDSPPGSSGGSGTSSGGGGGNGSANGNRAPFQVNRSPSASTLRKHISSRETPEQHQPHQLYQQQQPQLQQHHHQYQQQQQSSSPYQADPDEGFVVHRSKGVPTLSSMHEPLVPARIRQAKEKTNNDSKAEERGRRSRRNSFSDDSQLTIENFGGSQDQLNTVGRFERERKISNTSLTSIEQVVPTRSSLADARGSIQFGYDTDSGNEKQDRDTEKLPGGSSGSGTLRRHNSTTLHSTSGPSDSFARASSSSVERDAVDGDGGSSSMASVSGMAAAAAAVQADVELTPRRKTSFAALPNNTTTWQQQAISVQKMDDVDDNQPMEDASKISTIKLKLEEKRRLIEQEKRRIESAWSKQLQTVGKQAFLQAINKSKSGSNVPGEAESTSKESNDGATVVEDDDVVVEKAERPCSLKDLDDHSSSKYEQKWSAQIIEPKKTPDLENMDLEQYQQSISKMNNNLHDIQADIQRLTHQQNQIQAQTLQAQQLLHAQQIANLLNQQYGSQQSIPASTYRPMNTQLFGSSPHLPQQQSSPINYGMRPPSRDPYHSPHTMQYVNDQGQYIQQNQQMQQQQNYGPSHHQLPHHPSNGSHLVYSREQSQTQLITGDQNGHYRTLNKESHQYSSNPYLNMEHHHAQQQQQFYHQDTNHYRDPYHQQQQPQQQQQQQQPEVQSTHGGQFFLHDNSSTPPQPTQRRTWAQSAVAAGVGAGGSPIIAGLASNSMVDVNAWNHGPKAGGGMGGYNKSPAPSGGFSLHHNGDGDSGYGGGRVGSGGSGGSQQSFQNLFEVHHPHHMGQSAASPQHSKVRNQISQMMISNGNSPSSGGPMHGGNGSGGGVAHDYRDNRSMPLSPPIDDMAPQSISFIGDEDTGDVEINTSKSGGAVNDSFGLRQQQQQLDALYGGMKGTAGHRNSVGGATAQDLDKHLSKLNITSGNRTYRIPSPTRPSLNSNSFHDPQEDVNEKGFYISFDNEQPKRPKPPLRTKRSPKKDKPLAGGEPTESEKRRDSLINDKPSTRVETNATNFGTFSVKTANSFSSNFNEEHNAAHVRKSIIADSSGASPFEPVVHKMNVVGSSSAGPPQQTTMMMHQMMDGGGDRRHMLEDSIIMNNNNNNGHYSSHNNSSDGYSSESDRKAKIVIDVATDQTSVDEMERKKEKIMLLSLQRRQQAEEAKARKEIEAMQRREKEREKEEERARKKEEQFARRQAILEAHKIKKAIEEAEREGKTIDRELQIKHQQYQQQLHQTAHSSTPTPAAKMRTQKLSRPRPKTIHVESGSVDLSEASSLSSRGKKGSNSNLTGLGMHSASNTIRRDYYRGSQDSLAIRESPDEYPSSSSTPIGRRGSYKTGREPATIERGRTLSRISLAKGANFRGRKSNSLMNLCDSDSGLGRATPPRRAPSPGMGPSSRHLPSPSGPGSLPPGLITKRRGFDDGSSDISSNASSMMDYSAGPRLYKQPATKSNRGIILNAVEYCVFPGAVNRDAKQKVLEKIARSEAKHFLVLFRDAGCQFRALYGYWPENEQIIKLYGTGPSQVDDVMFDKFFKYNSGAKCFTQVHTKHLTVTIDAFTIHNSLWQGKKANLPSKKDMALVI, from the exons GCCAAACAGAAAGCGTCCGTCAAGTGGCTGCTATCGAAAGCGTATAACAATCGTGTGCCAGAGATACTGAAGGATCCGTTCTACCGGGATCACGATGGGCAGGATCACCTGAAGCCGCAGATCGTGGTCGGGCTCGGTAACGCATCGATCTACTGTCAGGTGCTGAGTAACATCTACTCGGACCCGAACTATCAGAGCCTGAACCACTGGTCGATCCTGCAGACACTCTCCCGGAAGGGGGTCCCGGTGAACGAGTCACCGGATCAGCCACTCACCGAGACGGTGCTGATACAGACGAATCCTCTTAGAATT AATGCACATATGGCTGTGATAGAGTCGCTGATGGTGTTGTACGCTAAGGAGGTGGCTTCCAGTGGAAGAATTTGCAGTGCTTTAGAAAG AATATCGGGCCGAAGCAGTGTCTCGGCGCCGGGCGTTCAGCATCATGAACCGGCCTTACTGAGTTGGATTTCGCATGTGATCGGTGCGCTGAAGAAGCGCATCGACTACGAGGTggcggccaacggtggcagtggagcTGTAGATGAATAC GGTCAACGGCATCAAAGTCCGGACGTTCCACCTGTACGGGATTTTCGTGAACTGTGCGACGGTGTTTGTTTGGCTTATCTAATCTCATACTACTGTCCCAAACTAGTTCCTTGGCATAGCGTTAAATTCAACCACGTACCAACCATTGAG GATTCTATTCACAATATCTTGATAGTTAGTAACTTTTCCGAGCGAAGTTTGCCATACAGTGTGTTTCACATGTCACCCGAGGACATCACCTACATGCGAGG TTCAATGAAACCGAATCTGgtcgtgctgctggctgatTTGTTCAATCTTTTCGAAATCCATCCGGCCAAATGTGTCTGCTATCCGGGCatggagcagcagcccacAG ACACAGCCGGAGCGGGCGCTACTAACGAACACGGCATTGCCCATCGCAGGGGTTTCGCGAATCAACCGACTATCGCGGCCATTCCCGATTTGCGTCCCGGGCTCGATTCGCCGCCGGGCAgcagtggcggcagcggcaccagcagtggtggtggtggcggcaatggTAGTGCCAATGGCAATCGAGCGCCATTTCAAG TCAATCGGTCACCATCGGCCAGCACACTCAGGAAGCATATTTCGAGTCGGGAAACGCCGGAGCAACATCAGCCGCATCAgctgtaccagcagcagcagccacagctgcagcaacaccaccaccagtatcaacagcaacaacaatcatcatcaccctaTCAAGCGGATCCTGATGAAG GATTCGTGGTGCACAGAAGTAAAGGAGTGCCAACGTTATCATCGATGCATGAGCCACTGGTACCGGCCAGGATAAGGCAAGCGAAGGAGAAAACCAACAACGATTCCAAAGCGGAAGAACGAG GGCGACGGTCTCGCAGGAATTCCTTCAGCGATGATTCTCAGCTAACGATCGAGAACTTTGGTGGATCACAAGATCAACTCAATACGGTTGGACGGTTTGAACGAGAGCGCAAGATCTCCAATACGAGCCTGACGTCGATCGAACAGGTCGTTCCGACGCGATCCTCCCTTGCCGATGCCCGCGGATCGATTCAGTTCGGGTACGATACGGATTCGGGCAATGAGAAGCAGGATCGTGATACGGAGAAGCTTCCGGGAGGAAGCAGTGGTAGCGGCACGTTGCGTCGTCACAACAGTACCACCCTACATTCCACCAGTGGGCCAAGCGACAGTTTTGCTCGAGCCAGTAGCAGCTCCGTCGAACgggatgctgttgatggtgatggcggtagCTCTTCGATGGCCAGCGTAAGCGGGATGGCcgcggcagctgctgcggtTCAGGCGGATGTGGAACTAACGCCCCGTCGCAAAACCTCTTTCGCTGCCCTaccaaacaacaccaccacctggcaGCAACAAGCCATCAGCGTCCAGAAAATGGATGATGTTG ATGACAATCAGCCAATGGAAGATGCGTCCAAAATATCCACCATCAAGTTAAAGCTGGAGGAAAAGCGGCGTCTTATAGAGCAGGAAAAGCGTCGCATTGAATCGGCTTGGTCGAAGCAGTTGCAAACGGTTGGCAAACAGGCTTTCTTACAGGCTATTAACAAG AGCAAAAGCGGCAGCAATGTGCCGGGTGAGGCGGAATCCACCTCGAAAGAATCGAATGACGGGGCTACGGTAgtagaggatgatgatgttgtagTAGAAAAGGCGGAACGGCCCTGCTCGCTCAAG GATTTGGATGatcatagcagcagcaagtatgAGCAGAAGTGGAGTGCACAAATAATCGAACCGAAGAAGACTCCCGATTTGGAGAACATGGACCTGGAGCAGTATCAA CAAAGCATTTCGAAAATGAACAACAATTTGCACGATATTCAGGCGGACATACAGCGTCTTACCCATCAGCAGAATCAAATTCAAGCTCAAACGCTGCAGGCCCAGCAGTTACTGCATGCGCAGCAGATAGCCAATCTGCTCAATCAG CAATATGGTTCCCAGCAGAGCATCCCGGCATCGACGTATCGTCCGATGAACACCCAGCTGTTCGGCTCTAGTCCTCATCTACCGCAACAGCAATCGTCGCCGATCAACTACGGTATGCGGCCACCTAGTCGTGATCCCTACCATTCACCGCACACGATGCAATATGTGAACGATCAGGGACAGTACATtcagcagaaccagcagatgcagcaacagcaaaactaCGGTCCGAGCCATCATCAACTACCGCATCATCCCAGTAACGGTAGCCATCTGGTCTATAGCCGTGAACAGAGCCAAACCCAGCTGATTACGGGCGATCAAAATGGACATTATCGTACGCTGAACAAGGAAAGCCACCAATACTCATCGAATCCCTACCTGAATATGGAACACCAccacgcacagcagcagcagcagttctaTCACCAGGACACGAATCACTACCGGGATCcgtatcaccagcagcaacaaccgcaacaacaacaacaacaacaacaaccggaagTACAGTCAACTCACGGTGGACAGTTCTTTCTGCACGACAACAGTTCTACACCGCCGCAGCCGACGCAACGTCGTACCTGGGCACAGTCGGCAGTGGCggccggtgttggtgctggtggatcaCCGATAATAGCTGGCCTGGCGTCCAACAGTATGGTGGATGTAAATGCCTGGAATCATGGTCCAaaagctggtggtggaatgggagGATATAACAAGTCACCCGCTCCAAGTGGTGGGTTCTCGCTGCATCACAACGGCGATGGTGATAGTGGGTACGGTGGCGGTCGTGTAGgaagtggtggcagtggtggtagtCAGCAGTCATTCCAAAACCTGTTCGAGGtacatcatccgcatcatatGGGTCAGTCGGCGGCTAGTCCGCAGCACAGCAAGGTGCGCAATCAAATCTCCCAAATGATgatcagcaacggcaacagtcCGTCCAGTGGGGGACCGATGCACGGTGGtaatggtagtggtggaggtGTAGCACACGACTACCGTGACAACCGCAGTATGCCGCTGTCGCCACCCATCGATGATATGGCACCGCAGAGCATTTCCTTCATCGGTGACGAGGATACGGGTGACGTCGAGATCAACACTTCGAAGAGCGGCGGAGCGGTGAACGATAGTTTCGGcttacggcagcagcaacaacagctcgaTGCACTGTACGGTGGCATGAAGGGAACGGCTGGCCATCGCAACAGTGTCGGTGGTGCAACGGCACAGGATCTTGACAAGCATCTCAGCAAACTGAACATAACTAGTGGCAACCGTACTTATAGAATACCGTCGCCTACGCGACCGAGTCTCAATTCGAACAGTTTCCAT GACCCACAGGAGGATGTTAATGAGAAAGGGTTCTATATCTCTTTCGACAATGAGCAACCGAAAAGACCGAAGCCACCGTTGCGGACGAAACGGTCGCCAAAGAAGGATAAACCGCTGGCCGGCGGTGAGCCAACGGAAAGTGAGAAGCGCCGGGACAGCCTGATAAATGATAAGCCATCGACGAGAG TAGAAACCAATGCCACCAATTTCGGAACGTTCAGTGTCAAGACGGCGAACAGTTTTTCGAGCAACTTTAACGAGGAGCACAACGCGGCGCACGTGCGGAAGAGCATCATCGCGGACAGCAGTGGCGCTTCACCCTTCGAACCGGTCGTGCACAAGATGAATGTCGTTGGTAGCTCATCGGCAGGGCCGCCTCAGcagaccacgatgatgatgcatcagatgatggatggtggcggtgatcgGCGTCATATGCTGGAGGATAGTATCAtaatgaacaacaacaacaacaatggccactACAGCagtcacaacaacagcagtgaTGGGTACAGCAGTGAATCGGATCGAAAGGCAAAGATTGTGATCGACGTTGCGACCGATCAG ACTTCCGTCGATGAAATGGAGCGCAAGAAGGAGAAAATTATGCTCCTTTCGCTACAGCGACGACAGCAGGCCGAGGAAGCGAAGGCACGGAAAGAGATCGAAGCAATGCAGCGGCGGGAAAAGGAgcgcgagaaggaggaagaaagggCGCGCAAGAAGGAAGAACAGTTTGCCCGCCGGCAAGCCATCCTGGAAGCGCATAAAATTAAGAAAGCTATCGAGGAAGCGGAGAGAGAA GGAAAGACAATCGATCGTGAGCTACAGAtcaagcaccagcagtatcagcagcagctgcatcaaACGGCACACTCATCGACGCCCACACCGGCGGCCAAAATGCGAACGCAGAAGCTGAGCCGACCGCGACCGAAAACGATTCACGTCGAGTCCGGTTCGGTCGATCTTAGCGAAGCGTCGAGTCTGAGTAGCCGAGGAAAGAAGGGATCTAACTCGAATCTAACCG GTCTCGGAATGCACAGTGCCTCGAACACGATCCGCCGAGACTACTATAGAGGATCACAGGATTCGCTGGCAATCAGAG AATCACCGGACGAGTATCCTAGCAGTAGCTCAACGCCCATCGGTCGCCGTGGATCCTACAAAACCGGAAGAG AACCGGCCACAATCGAACGGGGTCGTACACTGTCGCGTATCTCCCTAGCGAAAGGTGCCAATTTCCGGGGACGTAAATCGAATTCCCTGATGAACCTCTGCG ACTCTGACTCCGGACTGGGGCGAGCCACGCCGCCGCGGCGAGCACCGTCGCCCGGGATGGGCCCGTCAAGCCGTCACCTGCCTTCACCGTCCGGACCGGGCTCGTTGCCGCCCGGTTTGATCACGAAACGCCGCGGTTTTGACGACGGTTCCAGCGACATTTCGTCCAATGCCAGCTCCATGATGGATTATAGTG CAGGACCGAGACTGTACAAACAGCCAGCAACGAAGTCGAACCGGGGCATCATACTGAATGCCGTCGAATACTGTGTCTTCCCGGGTGCGGTGAACCGCGATGCCAAGCAGAAGGTACTGGAAAAGATTGCCCGCTCGGAAGCGAAGCACTTCCTGGTGTTGTTCCGCGATGCGGGATGCCAGTTTCGGGCCCTGTACGGCTACTGGCCGGAAAACGAGCAGATCATCAAGCTGTACGGTACCGGACCGAGCCAGGTCGATGATGTGATGTTCGACAAGTTCTTCAA ATACAACTCGGGTGCGAAATGTTTCACCCAAGTGCACACCAAACACCTCACCGTCACGATCGATGCGTTCACGATACACAACTCGCTGTGGCAGGGCAAGAAGGCCAATCTGCCGAGCAAAAAGGATATGGCGCTGGTGATTTGA